A genomic stretch from candidate division WOR-3 bacterium includes:
- a CDS encoding S8 family serine peptidase, producing MKKATLLLVTTVIAASFGLISPDLERRLAEADGGRLPVQIVLKRQFDRDLLYSLVDGMPRRERRVEVARILSDFAAREQADLLKELNAYVESGAVADIRPMWIVNAVYCEATPEVIRRIAARADVHYVNYDLVQCPDLLDPQIEVDGGDEIAWGVRKIRAPEVWAQGFTGAGVVCGHIDTGCDYTHPDLADHMWEDPNYPRYGWNFENNTNDPMDVQGHGTHTAGTVASDGTSGSQCGVAPDARIMVCRVRTVADSVAESQCWQAMQFVVAPPLSPGNGADLYTMSLGWMIAWAPHQATWRQVADNVNAAGVIQIVAAGNERQSATPPNALRCPGNVPPPWWNPQNTGSGSLSGIISIGATDSLDAIAYFSSPGPVTWQTVAPYNDYVYPPGLTKPDVSAPGVAVKSCLRGGGYTLMDGTSMATPHVAGTVCLMLSKNPNLMPAVVDSILEVTAVDLGPSGKDNDFGAGRIDALAAVQAVPRGPVLKLRRVIVGDSTGNNDGYIDPGETASLAAWLFNEGNANCANTVARLLSYDSRLRVVDSLGTWGMVVRQESVANFSDRFLVLADTALVRGTVVRCSLFVSGDSTDYATTLGFELLIGMPGRLVIDHDTNNCRLSVTCQGTIGYLAPDSEGSGFCYPKNSASVLRYASFAFGTDTNYVVDRYYTQPVTAPPDTEFYLVDSVRNIYPPLKGDEHFRAWYSDRNHPRQRYLVTTQNSYADGRSGYRNFVVMVFDVQNNGTSRVDNFHPGIFADFTIDTTGDVCRADTIRHFIYLLPGVDSGPVVGIRVLEPDSGVHLSAIDPQIYYLPDSAFRDAQKWRFLSGAIQLLNPARQDNWAVVAAAGPFTINPFGIRRFAVAFVGGANEDEVLVNADSARAWYHRYIGFHEDPRDRSKLSTLMTNPGIEILPNPSRNRAVVRYQVSGSGRVRIEAVDVTGRVVEQVMNKVVPAGEGQIVWQPKGLGPGVYFIRFESSEGVVQERVLLLR from the coding sequence ATGAAAAAAGCAACGTTGTTGTTGGTAACGACTGTCATCGCTGCAAGTTTCGGGCTAATCAGTCCGGACTTAGAGCGGCGTTTGGCTGAGGCGGATGGTGGTCGTCTGCCGGTGCAGATTGTGTTGAAGCGGCAGTTTGACCGTGATTTGCTGTACTCTTTGGTTGATGGTATGCCGCGGCGCGAGCGGCGGGTGGAGGTGGCGCGGATATTGAGTGATTTTGCGGCGCGGGAGCAGGCGGATTTGCTGAAGGAACTCAACGCTTATGTGGAGTCGGGAGCGGTGGCGGACATCAGGCCGATGTGGATAGTGAATGCGGTGTACTGTGAGGCGACGCCGGAGGTGATTCGGCGGATTGCGGCGCGTGCGGATGTGCACTATGTGAACTACGACCTGGTGCAGTGTCCAGATTTGCTTGACCCGCAGATTGAGGTTGATGGAGGTGATGAGATTGCCTGGGGTGTGCGTAAGATACGGGCGCCTGAGGTGTGGGCGCAGGGATTTACCGGTGCTGGTGTGGTGTGTGGTCACATAGACACCGGTTGTGATTACACCCATCCGGACCTTGCCGACCACATGTGGGAAGACCCCAACTATCCTCGATATGGCTGGAACTTTGAGAACAACACCAACGACCCGATGGATGTGCAGGGTCATGGTACGCATACGGCGGGCACGGTGGCGAGTGATGGGACGAGTGGCAGTCAGTGTGGAGTGGCGCCGGATGCGCGGATAATGGTTTGTCGGGTGCGCACGGTGGCGGATTCGGTGGCAGAGAGTCAGTGCTGGCAGGCGATGCAGTTTGTGGTAGCGCCGCCCTTGTCGCCGGGCAATGGTGCGGATTTGTACACGATGTCACTGGGCTGGATGATTGCGTGGGCGCCGCATCAGGCGACCTGGCGTCAGGTGGCGGACAATGTGAATGCGGCGGGAGTGATTCAGATTGTTGCGGCGGGCAATGAGCGGCAGAGTGCCACGCCGCCCAATGCGTTGCGTTGTCCGGGCAATGTGCCGCCGCCCTGGTGGAATCCGCAGAACACGGGCAGTGGTAGTTTATCCGGGATAATATCGATTGGTGCGACCGACTCGCTGGATGCGATTGCCTACTTTTCCAGTCCGGGACCTGTGACCTGGCAGACGGTAGCGCCCTACAACGACTATGTGTATCCGCCGGGATTGACCAAGCCGGATGTGAGTGCGCCCGGTGTAGCGGTGAAGTCCTGTCTGCGGGGTGGTGGTTATACTTTGATGGATGGGACATCGATGGCGACGCCCCATGTGGCGGGTACGGTTTGCCTGATGTTGTCGAAGAATCCGAATTTGATGCCGGCGGTGGTGGATTCGATACTTGAGGTGACCGCGGTTGACCTTGGTCCTTCGGGCAAGGACAACGACTTTGGTGCCGGCAGAATCGACGCCCTCGCGGCGGTGCAAGCGGTTCCCCGTGGCCCGGTGTTAAAACTGCGCCGGGTAATTGTTGGCGATTCGACCGGTAACAACGATGGCTATATTGACCCGGGAGAAACTGCTTCATTGGCGGCATGGCTTTTCAATGAGGGCAATGCCAATTGTGCCAATACGGTGGCACGATTACTTTCGTATGATAGTCGACTGAGGGTTGTTGATTCGCTCGGGACCTGGGGGATGGTGGTTCGCCAGGAAAGTGTTGCCAATTTTAGTGACCGTTTTTTGGTCCTGGCTGATACCGCACTCGTTCGGGGTACAGTGGTGCGCTGCAGTCTTTTTGTAAGTGGAGACAGTACCGATTATGCGACTACGCTGGGATTTGAGCTTCTGATCGGGATGCCAGGAAGACTCGTAATTGACCACGATACCAATAACTGCCGGTTGAGCGTTACCTGCCAAGGGACTATTGGCTATCTGGCCCCGGACAGTGAAGGAAGCGGATTTTGTTATCCGAAAAACAGCGCAAGTGTCCTGCGGTACGCCTCTTTTGCGTTCGGGACCGACACCAACTATGTCGTTGACCGATATTATACCCAGCCGGTTACCGCACCGCCCGACACCGAGTTTTATCTGGTGGACAGTGTGCGCAATATCTATCCACCCTTGAAGGGCGATGAGCATTTTCGTGCGTGGTATTCAGACCGCAATCATCCCCGTCAGCGTTATCTTGTTACTACACAGAATTCGTATGCCGATGGCAGAAGCGGGTACCGAAACTTTGTGGTAATGGTATTTGATGTCCAGAACAATGGTACTTCGCGTGTCGACAATTTTCATCCCGGCATTTTTGCCGACTTTACGATTGATACGACGGGCGATGTCTGCCGAGCTGATACAATACGACATTTCATTTATCTGTTGCCAGGGGTTGATTCGGGACCAGTGGTCGGTATTAGAGTGTTAGAGCCGGATTCTGGTGTCCATTTGAGTGCGATTGACCCGCAGATTTACTACCTACCCGACTCCGCTTTTCGAGATGCCCAGAAGTGGCGGTTTTTAAGCGGGGCGATTCAGTTACTGAACCCAGCGCGTCAGGACAACTGGGCGGTGGTTGCTGCCGCCGGACCATTCACAATAAACCCATTTGGTATCCGGCGTTTTGCAGTGGCGTTTGTCGGCGGCGCGAATGAAGATGAGGTACTGGTTAATGCCGATAGTGCCCGTGCCTGGTATCACCGTTATATTGGTTTTCACGAAGACCCGCGAGATAGAAGCAAGTTGTCGACCTTAATGACTAATCCTGGGATAGAGATTTTGCCTAACCCCAGCCGAAATCGGGCAGTTGTGCGTTATCAGGTTTCTGGTTCCGGAAGGGTGCGAATTGAAGCGGTTGATGTTACGGGTCGAGTTGTTGAACAGGTGATGAATAAAGTTGTACCCGCGGGCGAGGGGCAGATTGTCTGGCAGCCGAAAGGGCTGGGTCCCGGTGTGTACTTTATTCGGTTTGAGAGTTCGGAAGGGGTGGTGCAAGAACGCGTGCTCTTGCTGCGGTAA
- a CDS encoding fibronectin type III domain-containing protein has product MKKLLPILSALLWVLIVVISAGSDCASIIGGTPTNLKTAAETDSTVKLTWTAPVEGTPDKYIVYFKAVDASAYEMVANNVTTTEFVHNPSGKTGTYKVAAKFGSEEYESQTVSTVPVATSAVTVAELNATGNSGYGWDRTSGTGSSYSMTQAANAALVDFYITDFQTTTYSIASPDQGPSDPGNVVPTGSWRVNAIAGPLTSEQNPLPAHSSTIYFNYQDITQTPFLAAIYTQDGYYALAKLDGFNSGDKTYQVSGWFQLVKGLRLIQH; this is encoded by the coding sequence ATGAAAAAACTGTTACCGATTCTCAGCGCCCTTTTATGGGTGCTGATAGTCGTTATCTCGGCTGGCTCGGACTGCGCGAGTATCATCGGTGGTACACCTACCAATCTGAAGACCGCTGCTGAGACCGACAGTACAGTAAAACTAACCTGGACCGCTCCGGTTGAAGGAACACCGGACAAGTACATCGTCTACTTCAAAGCGGTTGATGCCAGCGCTTATGAAATGGTTGCCAATAATGTAACCACGACTGAGTTCGTCCACAACCCCAGCGGCAAGACCGGCACATACAAAGTTGCTGCCAAGTTCGGCTCTGAAGAGTACGAATCCCAGACCGTCTCAACCGTTCCGGTAGCAACATCAGCGGTAACCGTTGCCGAACTAAACGCGACGGGCAACTCCGGTTACGGCTGGGATAGGACCAGTGGTACCGGCTCTTCTTACTCAATGACTCAGGCAGCAAATGCCGCGCTTGTTGACTTCTACATCACTGACTTCCAGACAACTACCTATTCCATAGCCAGCCCTGACCAAGGTCCAAGCGATCCGGGCAATGTGGTACCTACCGGTTCATGGCGGGTCAACGCCATTGCCGGTCCTTTGACGAGCGAACAAAACCCCTTACCCGCGCACAGTAGCACCATCTACTTTAACTACCAGGACATCACCCAGACACCATTCCTTGCTGCCATCTACACGCAGGATGGTTACTACGCACTCGCCAAACTGGATGGCTTCAATTCCGGTGACAAAACCTATCAAGTTTCTGGCTGGTTCCAGCTCGTCAAAGGGTTACGGTTAATCCAGCACTAA
- a CDS encoding cell division protein ZapA → MQNFVVTIFGSEYNIKADRDGEYVLKVAEVVDKKMREISHQYHQPTPVRTAVLACMNLVDESLRQNEAETEWMRRRVGSLIEKLAKVV, encoded by the coding sequence ATGCAGAACTTTGTTGTTACTATCTTTGGCAGTGAATACAATATCAAAGCCGACCGAGACGGCGAATATGTTTTGAAAGTTGCTGAAGTGGTTGACAAGAAAATGCGGGAAATCAGCCACCAGTACCATCAGCCCACTCCGGTCCGCACCGCGGTGCTGGCATGTATGAACCTGGTTGATGAATCCCTGCGCCAAAATGAAGCCGAAACCGAGTGGATGCGCCGTCGGGTAGGTTCGCTCATTGAAAAACTGGCAAAAGTGGTCTGA
- the rny gene encoding ribonuclease Y, with protein sequence MNWNIVLTIGIPVVLGVIGFWIGFLINRATARRFLAARESDAAAIIAQAHRQAEEIRQRAEIDAKESWERERVKFEAQTQATRRELERLESKITEREAFLARRESILTQKEVDLIRKDRELSAREKLTRAKMERLDQLIEQQNTRLERIAGMSSEEARRELLRNLENEARLEAARMMREIKEEAKARAEAEAREVIAAAIQRCAISHVAETTVSVVNLPSDELKGRIIGREGRNIRTFESLTGVEVMIDDTPGAIIISGFDPVRREVARRAMERLVSDGRIHPARIEEVVARTQQEMEEIIKNTGEEAILELGIVGLHPELVKLLGRLRYRTSYGQNVLLHSREVAYLASLMAQELDLDPAIAKRAGLLHDIGKAADQTMEGTHARIGAELARRYGEEPLVINAIAAHHEETTLDSPYAFLVAAADSVSGSRPGARRESFETYIKRIEGLEAIAASFPGVEKAYAVQAGREIRVLVEPDKVGDQDAAELAARIAAQIETEMKYPGQIKVMVIRETRAVDYAH encoded by the coding sequence ATGAACTGGAATATCGTTTTGACCATCGGGATTCCGGTGGTTTTGGGAGTTATCGGTTTTTGGATTGGGTTTCTTATCAATCGGGCAACGGCGCGGCGTTTTCTCGCTGCCCGGGAAAGTGATGCTGCGGCAATAATCGCCCAAGCGCATCGCCAGGCAGAGGAAATCCGGCAACGGGCTGAGATTGATGCCAAGGAGAGCTGGGAACGAGAGCGGGTTAAATTTGAAGCCCAGACCCAGGCAACACGCCGGGAACTGGAGCGTCTGGAAAGCAAAATCACCGAACGTGAAGCCTTTCTCGCCCGTCGGGAAAGCATCCTCACCCAGAAAGAGGTTGACCTGATTCGTAAGGACCGAGAACTGTCCGCCCGGGAAAAACTCACCCGGGCAAAAATGGAGCGACTTGACCAGTTAATTGAGCAACAAAACACCCGTCTGGAAAGAATTGCAGGAATGTCGTCCGAGGAAGCACGCCGCGAGTTGCTCCGTAACCTTGAGAACGAAGCCCGACTTGAAGCCGCACGGATGATGCGGGAGATAAAAGAAGAGGCGAAAGCGCGGGCTGAAGCCGAGGCACGAGAGGTCATCGCCGCGGCAATCCAGCGCTGTGCCATCTCCCATGTTGCGGAAACCACGGTATCAGTGGTAAATCTGCCCTCAGACGAACTCAAGGGCAGAATCATTGGCCGGGAAGGAAGAAACATCAGAACATTTGAATCCCTCACCGGAGTTGAAGTGATGATTGATGATACCCCGGGCGCAATCATCATCTCGGGCTTTGACCCGGTCCGCCGCGAAGTTGCCCGTCGGGCAATGGAACGGCTGGTTTCGGACGGCAGAATTCACCCGGCACGGATTGAAGAGGTCGTTGCACGGACCCAGCAGGAAATGGAAGAGATAATCAAAAACACCGGTGAAGAGGCGATTCTGGAACTGGGCATAGTTGGTCTCCATCCGGAACTGGTAAAGCTTCTGGGTCGGTTGCGCTACCGCACCAGTTATGGGCAGAATGTCCTTCTGCACAGCAGGGAGGTTGCCTACCTTGCCTCCTTGATGGCTCAGGAACTGGACCTGGACCCGGCAATCGCCAAACGTGCCGGACTCCTGCACGACATCGGTAAAGCCGCTGACCAGACAATGGAAGGTACCCATGCCCGCATCGGTGCTGAACTTGCCCGGCGTTACGGCGAAGAGCCGCTCGTCATCAATGCTATAGCCGCGCACCACGAAGAAACGACACTCGACTCACCTTATGCCTTCCTGGTTGCGGCTGCCGATTCGGTTTCCGGTTCCCGTCCTGGAGCCCGCAGGGAAAGTTTTGAAACCTACATCAAACGGATTGAAGGGCTGGAAGCGATTGCCGCCTCATTCCCTGGAGTGGAAAAGGCTTATGCGGTTCAGGCAGGGCGTGAGATTCGGGTCCTGGTCGAACCGGACAAGGTTGGTGACCAGGATGCGGCAGAACTTGCCGCCCGGATTGCCGCACAAATTGAGACCGAAATGAAGTATCCGGGCCAAATAAAAGTAATGGTCATCCGGGAAACACGAGCGGTTGACTATGCCCATTAA
- a CDS encoding TIGR00282 family metallophosphoesterase — MRILFLGDVCGEPGRHAVSLLLPALRSELKLDFIVINAENAAGGYGITRRLAEELFSAGAHCLTTGDHAFDRKESWEFLSTEPRILRPLNLPSTAPGRGWGVYQLPNNNRPVVVINLLGRVFMKPADCPFQRIKQVLTEIEPLNAITIVDFHAEATAEKQALGYFLDGRVSAVIGTHTHIQTADERILPRGTAFIADAGMCGAFDSILGMDKESSLRRLIELVPVRLQPATGDIRISGVVIDIDAETGQAQKIERLNRPLTGSA, encoded by the coding sequence ATTCGTATCCTATTTCTCGGCGATGTGTGCGGTGAACCAGGCCGCCACGCCGTATCACTTCTGCTTCCTGCACTGCGCTCCGAACTGAAACTTGATTTCATCGTCATCAATGCGGAAAATGCGGCAGGTGGCTACGGTATCACCCGGCGCCTTGCCGAAGAACTCTTCTCGGCTGGCGCCCACTGCCTCACCACCGGTGACCACGCCTTTGACCGAAAGGAGTCCTGGGAGTTTCTGTCCACCGAACCGCGTATCCTCCGGCCCTTAAATCTGCCCTCAACCGCACCGGGCAGAGGCTGGGGCGTCTATCAGTTACCCAATAATAATCGTCCTGTTGTCGTCATAAACCTTTTGGGCAGAGTGTTTATGAAACCGGCAGACTGCCCATTTCAACGGATAAAGCAGGTGCTAACAGAAATCGAGCCGCTTAACGCCATTACCATCGTCGACTTTCATGCTGAAGCGACCGCGGAAAAACAGGCGCTGGGCTATTTCCTTGACGGCAGAGTGTCCGCGGTCATCGGCACGCACACCCACATCCAAACCGCGGACGAACGCATCCTGCCCCGCGGTACTGCTTTTATTGCCGATGCTGGAATGTGCGGTGCGTTTGACTCCATCCTCGGAATGGATAAAGAATCGTCCCTGCGCCGCCTGATTGAACTGGTGCCGGTGCGTCTCCAGCCCGCAACCGGCGACATTCGGATTAGCGGTGTCGTCATTGACATCGATGCAGAAACCGGTCAGGCACAAAAAATCGAGCGGCTCAATCGGCCTTTAACCGGTTCGGCTTAA
- the uvrA gene encoding excinuclease ABC subunit UvrA, producing the protein MDDVISVRGAREHNLKSIDIDIPRNKLVVITGISGSGKSSLAFDTIYAEGQRRYIESLSTYARQFLGMLEKPDCDQITGLSPAIAIEQRSSAHNPRSTVGTTTEIYDYLRLLFARVGKPFCPKCDKPISSQTTDQIVDNLLSEPAGTGLVILAPLVRGRKGEYRELVSQAKRRGYVRMRVDGEIYEVEEVPVLEKYKKHNIELVVDRVTVRADARKRIADSVELALKEGQGKCIVLVQKGKGEQSEERVFSAAFACPDCGFSFEEISPRLFSFNSPYGACPECHGLGSKMEVDPDRLVLDPNRSILDGAIVPWGEAKEKSGWFLSKLEALARKYRFRLDTPWKDLPATARRVILFGTEEELQYKYEDERWEYSWEDRFEGLVPFLMRVYRETESDARRDWVERFMSVLPCPKCNGARLKPEALAVKVAGLNIAEVSRFSVQEANRFFNQLKLSKKDEAIAHEVVKELRRRLGFLEAVGLGYLTLDRTTESLGGGEAQRVRLATQIGSGLVGVVYILDEPSIGLHQRDNRKLLATLKSLRDLGNTVIVVEHDEETILEADWVIDLGPGAGANGGWVVVQGPPAAIKACPESLTGAYLSGRRRIDLPETRRKPAQGWLRIEGCRENNLKDIDVEIPLGLFVCVTGVSGSGKSTLISDILYRALARYFYGSPEKPGAHRRIVGLDKIDKVVNIDQSPIGRTPRSNPATYTNAFSPIRELFARTTEARMRGYKPGRFSFNVRGGRCEACAGDGIIRVEMHFLPDVYVSCEVCKGKRYNRETLDVKYKGKNISEVLEMSVDEAYDFFVNIPPIERKLKLLKDVGLGYIKLGQPAPTLSGGEAQRIKLARELSKIATGRTLYLLDEPTTGLHFEDVRLLLGVLNRLVARGNTVVVIEHNLEVVKCADWIIDLGPEGGEEGGRVVCAGPPEVIARCAQSWTGRFLKPLLSRTG; encoded by the coding sequence ATGGACGATGTGATTTCGGTTCGGGGTGCGCGCGAGCATAACCTTAAGAGTATTGATATTGACATTCCCCGCAATAAACTGGTGGTGATTACCGGCATCTCCGGTTCGGGAAAGTCGTCGCTGGCGTTTGATACGATTTACGCTGAAGGTCAGCGCCGTTACATTGAGTCGCTCTCAACCTATGCCCGACAGTTTCTCGGGATGCTGGAGAAGCCGGATTGCGACCAGATTACCGGACTTTCGCCCGCGATTGCAATTGAGCAGCGGAGTAGCGCCCATAATCCGCGTTCAACCGTGGGTACAACAACCGAGATTTATGATTATTTAAGGCTGCTTTTTGCCCGGGTTGGGAAACCTTTCTGCCCGAAGTGTGATAAGCCAATCAGTTCTCAGACAACCGACCAGATTGTTGACAATCTGCTCAGCGAACCGGCAGGCACAGGTCTGGTTATTCTGGCGCCACTGGTGCGGGGCAGAAAGGGCGAGTATCGGGAACTGGTGAGTCAGGCAAAGCGAAGGGGTTATGTCCGGATGCGGGTTGACGGTGAAATATACGAGGTTGAGGAGGTGCCGGTTCTGGAGAAGTATAAGAAGCACAATATTGAACTGGTTGTTGACCGGGTGACGGTGCGAGCGGATGCCAGGAAGCGAATTGCCGATTCGGTTGAACTGGCTTTGAAGGAAGGGCAGGGAAAGTGCATCGTCTTAGTGCAAAAGGGCAAAGGGGAGCAAAGTGAGGAGCGCGTCTTTTCCGCCGCGTTTGCCTGTCCGGACTGCGGGTTTTCGTTTGAGGAGATTTCGCCCAGGCTTTTTTCGTTTAACTCGCCTTACGGTGCCTGTCCGGAGTGTCATGGTCTGGGTAGCAAAATGGAGGTGGACCCGGACCGGCTGGTTCTTGACCCGAATCGGTCAATTCTTGACGGTGCCATCGTGCCCTGGGGTGAAGCAAAGGAAAAGAGCGGCTGGTTTTTGAGTAAACTGGAGGCGCTTGCCCGGAAGTATCGGTTCCGGCTCGATACGCCTTGGAAAGATTTGCCGGCAACGGCACGGCGGGTGATTCTCTTTGGGACCGAGGAGGAGTTGCAGTATAAGTATGAGGATGAGCGCTGGGAGTACTCCTGGGAGGACCGTTTTGAGGGGCTGGTGCCTTTTCTGATGCGGGTTTATCGGGAGACCGAATCTGATGCCCGACGGGATTGGGTGGAGCGGTTTATGTCGGTTCTGCCCTGCCCGAAATGTAACGGGGCAAGGTTAAAACCGGAGGCGCTGGCGGTGAAGGTTGCGGGCTTGAATATCGCCGAAGTGAGCCGGTTTTCGGTGCAGGAGGCGAACCGGTTTTTCAACCAGTTGAAACTCAGTAAGAAGGATGAGGCGATTGCTCACGAGGTGGTGAAGGAGTTGCGGCGTCGGCTCGGATTTCTTGAGGCGGTTGGTCTTGGATATTTAACCCTGGACCGGACAACTGAAAGTTTAGGCGGTGGTGAGGCGCAACGGGTGCGATTGGCAACCCAGATTGGTTCAGGGTTGGTTGGGGTAGTGTATATTCTGGATGAGCCGTCAATCGGGCTGCATCAGCGGGACAACCGAAAACTGCTCGCAACATTGAAGAGTCTGCGCGACCTCGGGAATACGGTGATTGTGGTTGAGCACGATGAGGAGACGATTCTTGAGGCGGACTGGGTTATTGACCTTGGTCCTGGTGCCGGTGCCAATGGTGGCTGGGTGGTGGTACAGGGTCCACCCGCGGCGATAAAAGCCTGTCCGGAGTCTTTGACCGGTGCCTATCTTTCGGGCCGACGCCGGATTGATTTGCCCGAAACGCGGCGTAAACCGGCACAGGGCTGGCTAAGGATTGAGGGCTGTCGTGAGAACAATCTGAAGGACATTGATGTTGAGATTCCCCTCGGGTTGTTTGTTTGTGTCACCGGTGTTTCGGGCTCAGGGAAGAGTACTCTAATCTCGGACATCCTTTATCGGGCGCTGGCACGGTACTTCTATGGTTCACCAGAAAAGCCTGGCGCCCATCGCCGAATTGTTGGACTGGATAAGATTGATAAGGTTGTTAACATTGACCAGTCACCAATTGGCAGAACCCCCCGTTCCAACCCGGCAACCTATACCAATGCGTTTTCACCGATAAGGGAGCTTTTTGCCCGAACAACCGAGGCACGGATGCGCGGGTATAAACCGGGCCGATTTTCTTTTAATGTTCGGGGCGGAAGATGTGAAGCCTGCGCCGGCGATGGTATTATCCGGGTTGAGATGCATTTTCTGCCCGATGTTTATGTTTCCTGTGAGGTGTGTAAGGGAAAGCGTTACAATCGGGAGACGCTTGATGTGAAGTACAAGGGCAAGAACATCAGTGAGGTACTGGAGATGAGCGTTGATGAGGCATACGACTTTTTTGTCAATATCCCGCCGATTGAGCGGAAGTTGAAACTTTTGAAGGATGTAGGGCTGGGGTACATAAAATTGGGACAGCCGGCACCAACCCTTTCCGGCGGTGAGGCGCAACGTATCAAACTGGCACGGGAACTTTCCAAAATCGCCACGGGCCGGACTCTTTATCTACTTGATGAGCCGACAACCGGGCTGCATTTTGAGGATGTGCGACTGCTTTTGGGGGTTTTGAACCGGCTGGTGGCACGGGGCAATACGGTGGTGGTGATTGAGCACAACCTTGAGGTTGTCAAATGTGCCGACTGGATAATTGACCTTGGTCCGGAAGGTGGTGAAGAGGGCGGCAGAGTTGTTTGTGCCGGTCCACCTGAGGTAATAGCACGCTGTGCCCAATCCTGGACCGGCAGATTTCTCAAACCGCTTTTAAGCCGAACCGGTTAA
- a CDS encoding tetratricopeptide repeat protein produces the protein MNNASQPQSEPTRLPKEGNGSPGIAQELLKEALDAFYRADDETALELLLGVLELNPDNLRIHYLAALCAAIMTDEETLEDVYHQARKNKTRHPYVVGCEAVRALFFANFERAEHLFNLALRSLPDDIDLNLGLGILYDQMGAEEKSAAIYLRVLEHAPDNIRARISLGISYALSGEYVNALAQYQYAKRLDPTVENPHQHLGRDYYAEGMFDEAANEFAQAITEEPEQPAAYFYLMDCYKRLGMLDDAIDVYETIRSRFAHQPEIISRFYEHFRMFTEAIPLLEQLLKNNPRDVELLVRLTTAYRETSRLNDAITTLQRAIAEEPEGAALWTLLAELHYARNEYTQAVAAAQRAIQLDPNEEEAYTVLADALLFLGRIEEAEKAERQMNTIRDEAWRRYQQKFSGQDEIDEPE, from the coding sequence ATGAACAACGCCTCCCAACCCCAGAGTGAACCCACCCGCCTTCCGAAAGAAGGAAATGGGTCCCCGGGTATTGCTCAAGAACTGCTTAAAGAAGCCCTTGACGCCTTTTACCGGGCCGATGACGAAACCGCACTCGAACTCCTCCTCGGCGTTCTCGAACTAAACCCCGACAACCTGCGCATTCACTATCTTGCTGCGCTGTGTGCCGCCATTATGACCGATGAGGAGACACTGGAAGATGTTTACCACCAGGCACGGAAAAACAAAACCCGCCATCCTTATGTGGTTGGCTGCGAGGCGGTGCGGGCGCTCTTCTTTGCCAACTTTGAACGTGCTGAACACCTTTTCAATCTTGCCCTGCGCTCCCTGCCCGACGACATCGACCTGAACCTCGGGCTTGGTATCCTCTACGACCAGATGGGCGCCGAAGAAAAGAGTGCCGCAATTTACCTCCGGGTTCTGGAACACGCCCCGGACAACATCCGTGCCCGCATCTCCCTTGGCATCAGTTACGCCTTGAGTGGCGAATATGTCAATGCCCTTGCCCAGTATCAGTACGCCAAACGGCTTGACCCAACGGTTGAAAACCCGCATCAGCACCTGGGCCGGGACTACTATGCCGAAGGGATGTTTGACGAAGCGGCAAACGAATTTGCCCAGGCAATTACCGAAGAACCCGAACAACCTGCCGCCTACTTCTATCTGATGGACTGCTACAAACGGCTGGGGATGCTCGACGACGCCATCGATGTTTACGAAACCATCCGCAGCCGTTTTGCGCACCAGCCCGAAATCATCAGCCGCTTTTACGAACACTTCCGGATGTTTACCGAAGCCATCCCCCTGCTTGAGCAACTTTTGAAAAACAACCCGCGCGATGTTGAACTCCTGGTCCGTCTTACCACCGCCTATCGGGAAACCAGCCGATTAAACGACGCCATCACCACCCTGCAACGGGCGATTGCTGAAGAACCCGAAGGTGCCGCACTCTGGACGCTTCTTGCCGAACTGCACTATGCGCGCAACGAATACACCCAGGCGGTTGCTGCGGCACAGCGGGCGATACAACTTGACCCCAACGAAGAAGAGGCTTACACCGTGCTCGCCGATGCCCTGCTCTTTCTGGGTAGAATTGAAGAGGCGGAAAAAGCCGAGCGCCAGATGAACACCATCCGCGACGAAGCCTGGCGCCGGTACCAGCAAAAGTTTTCCGGTCAGGACGAAATTGACGAACCGGAATAG
- a CDS encoding DUF559 domain-containing protein, giving the protein MKRAGLAPERQVYVGGKTNGYFLDFALFCRDGALDVECDGALYHSGVARAEADRNRDNYLTVTGWRILRFSGKEIRRNAGGCVALIKEMVAKLGGLDQGYSGSSISS; this is encoded by the coding sequence TTGAAGCGTGCCGGGCTTGCGCCCGAGCGTCAGGTTTATGTGGGTGGGAAAACCAACGGCTACTTTCTTGACTTTGCACTGTTCTGTCGGGATGGTGCGTTAGATGTGGAGTGCGATGGCGCACTTTACCATTCCGGGGTGGCGCGCGCTGAGGCGGACCGGAATCGGGACAACTACCTGACGGTTACGGGCTGGCGGATTTTGCGGTTTAGCGGCAAAGAAATCAGACGGAATGCTGGTGGTTGCGTGGCGTTGATTAAGGAGATGGTGGCGAAGTTGGGCGGTCTGGACCAGGGCTATTCCGGTTCGTCAATTTCGTCCTGA